The Candidatus Bathyarchaeia archaeon genome segment GATCTTCAAATCCTCTTCAGCATGATAAGCCTTAAAAAGGTGGTGGAAACCATATTTAGAAGACGGGGTCAGGATTGAAGATTAAAGGCCTAGTGCCTTTAGTGTTAACGGTGTGTTTAATAGGTTTGCTTGGTGCAGCATGGGCTCAAGGCGAAGCCGGGGCTCCTCAGGAGAATAAAGCCCTCGCCATGGCGATTTCCGTAGGAATCTCTTCCATCGCTGCGGGTCACGCGGTTGCCAAGACAGGGGTGGCGGCTTCGGCTACGATAACGGAGAGACCTGAGCTGTTTGGGCGTACGATTGTATACGTGGGGATGGCTGAGGGGATCGCGATCTATGGGTTACTTGTAGCCTTCCTTATATGGATCGGGTAGGTTCGACGACTGATCTTCATGTTCGCGGAGGGGTGTGGATCCGCATAGCCGCGGAAGATAATGCTAACCGATCGTTGAGCTCGAAGATCGCCCTCACCTATTTTTTAATCCTAATCCCGATTCAGTTAATTCTTGTTTACATGCTGTTGAAGCGTCCATCGATCCTAATGGTGATTTTCGTTGGTTTAAGCGTTGGATTCATCCTCCCAGTACTCTTAGGGTTGGCCGTTGCTAAGTTTTTTAATGTGAGGCTGAAGATAGGATAGGAACGCTGAGTTGTTCAAAAGGTGAATGAGTTTTACGTAACTAGGTATTGTTTAAACTCGGTGTTCTGGTTTATTGAATGAGCTATGAAGACAAGATTTCTACGCTCAACCTCGCAGAGCTTCAAATAACCTAAAACGTAGGTGAAGTCGATTGGGCCTTCCATCATAAGCCTTTCAGCCTTTGCTTTAACTGTTTTTAACGCAGCGGTTTCAGCGAGAATTTCATCCCTATCCTCGATTAAAGGCCGTGCAATTTCCCTGTACTCCGCGAAGAGTTTTATCAGGGTAGAGGGGCTTTTAGCTTCTGTGGCTTCTTGAAGCTGGGGTAGGGTGAGCCTTCCTTGGTATGGTATGAGAAGCTGCTGAACGAGCTCTGGAGTGTACCCGTATAGAAGGGGTGTGGACGCTGTGAAGCAGTTGGCCACGTCGATTTCAAGGCCGATGAGCTCTAGAGCTCTCTCCCTATTCCCTAGAGGGAGGTTTTTTAAGGCCTTGAGCAAGGTAGAATAGTAGGCTTTTCTCAGCCAGTACTCCATAGGGAGTGAACTTTGGTATTTAAGGCACCAGGGAAGGCTTTCACCTAACCCAAAATATGGTGTGGCCTTTAACAGGTCAATGGCCTTCTCCACGCTGTCGGCCTCAGCGACGGGTTTTAGATCTAGATCCAAGTATCGTCTAGTTGGAAGGGTTTTCATCAACTCCTCTACGGGGATTTTGGCAAACTTTCCCCTCATTATCCTTGCCATTGCTTGAACCTCCAGCCTCCGCATGTATTGGGTGAGGAACCTCCTGTAACCGCCTTCGGCAACTTTGAGCACGTACCGGTATCTTTCATGAAGCTTCTCATCGAAAACGTGTTCTAAGGCGAGTAGGTTTAGTTCTGGCAGTGCCCTCAATTCACCGCCGTAGTCTGTGGCAGCGAGGATGTCAGTCAAGTCCTTAAGGCTTCTCAGGTTAGGCATGGCTTCGAGGACTTGGCTGGGTAGGAGGCGCGTGGAAAGTCCATGGCATCTTACGATCACGTATTCGGGCATTACCTCCTCCTCGCCGAGATGATGGTTCTCACGAACTTTGTTCTGATAAACTCCTCCAACATGTCCTCGTCTAGGCGATCCTCGATTTGTTTGATGATCCGCCGATACTGGGGGATCACTATCTTTTCTAAGGCGTTTACCTTTCGGTTTGTTTTCTCTAGGTCGTCTGCAATCCTTTCGACCCTGGACTCCAGCTCGGCGAGTTGCACAAGGTCGTCGATAAGCTCATAGAAGGCTTGGGCCGCGGACCGAGCGATGGGGCTGTGTTTGTCGAGTATTGAAGGCTTGTTAAGGATCTTCACGTAGGGGACGAGGATGCCCATTACGCTTTTCGGGAGAACGTCAATTTGCAGGTTTTTCTCAGCCACCCATGTTTGTGAGGTCATTTCTCCGGTTCCTAGGGTGGCGTAGGCTCGCCCCAGCCTCTTTAGGGCTCCCTGCACCTTTTCCTCAAAGCCCATCCTCCTAGCCGCTAATTCCTCCAAGCTGGTTCGCAGCTCCTTAGCGAGCTCATCCCTCTTCAATTCAAGGAGCCTATACCCGTCCTCGATGAAGCTGACCCGTTTTTTAAGCTGAAGCAGGAATCCCTTGGTGGGCTTTAACGCGGCGCCGATGCTGAGCGACATGTATAAGGACCTCTGAGCCTTAACGGTGTTTGCGTTTTGGATGATACCTTTCGATGTAGGCTTCCTTGATCCTGATCAACTCGTCCTCAGGCAGCATGGCAAGCAGATCCCACGCGATCTCCAAAGTCCTTTCCAAGGGCCTATTCTCGTATATGCCTTGGTTGACGAACCGTTTCTCAAACTCTTCGGCGAACTTCAAGTATTTCCGCTCCCTCTCGCTTAGCCCAACCTCCCCGATAATCCTCACCAACCCCCTCGCCTTTACACCCTCCGCGTATGACATGTACAGTTGGTTGGATACGTCAGGGTGGTCTTCTCTGGTTCTTCCTGGGCCTACCCCGTCCTTCATAAGCCTGGACAAGGATGGTAGAACGTTGATAGGCGGATATACGCCTCTGAGGTACAGGTCCTTGTCCAGTATCAGCTGACCTTCGGTAATGTATCCGCTGAGGTCCGGTATTGGGTGGGTGATGTCGCCTCCCGGCATGGTTAAGATGGGCATGAGGGTTACAGAGCCCTTTCCCCCCTTAATTTTTCCAGCCCTCTCGTAGACGGTGGCTAGGTCGGTGTACAAGTAGCCTGGATAACCCTTTCGGGTGGGCACCTCCTCCCTGGCGACTGAAATTGACCTGAGGGCCTCACCGTAGTTTGTCATATCGGTGAGGATGGTGAGGACGTGCATATCAAGGTCAAAGGCCAAGTATTCAGCGATGGTTTGAGCTATCTTGGGGGCGACGATGCGTTCGATGATGGGATCGTCGGCTAGGTTGAGGATCATGACGGAGCTCTCCAAGGCTCCGGTTCTTTCAAACTCTTGGCGGAAAAACTCGTATTCCTCATGCTTTATGCCCATGGCGCAGAACACCACGGCGAACTCCTCCTCCCTTCCTGGAATCGTGGCCTGCCTGGCGACCTGGGCCGCCACAATGTTGTGTGGAAGCCCTGCCTCGGAGAAAAAGGGCAGCTTCTGTCCCCTTACCAGGCTGTTCATCCCGTCGATGGCGGAGATCCCGGTTTGAATGAACTCGCTTGGTGGTTCACGGG includes the following:
- a CDS encoding ATP synthase subunit C — encoded protein: MKIKGLVPLVLTVCLIGLLGAAWAQGEAGAPQENKALAMAISVGISSIAAGHAVAKTGVAASATITERPELFGRTIVYVGMAEGIAIYGLLVAFLIWIG
- a CDS encoding V-type ATPase subunit encodes the protein MPEYVIVRCHGLSTRLLPSQVLEAMPNLRSLKDLTDILAATDYGGELRALPELNLLALEHVFDEKLHERYRYVLKVAEGGYRRFLTQYMRRLEVQAMARIMRGKFAKIPVEELMKTLPTRRYLDLDLKPVAEADSVEKAIDLLKATPYFGLGESLPWCLKYQSSLPMEYWLRKAYYSTLLKALKNLPLGNRERALELIGLEIDVANCFTASTPLLYGYTPELVQQLLIPYQGRLTLPQLQEATEAKSPSTLIKLFAEYREIARPLIEDRDEILAETAALKTVKAKAERLMMEGPIDFTYVLGYLKLCEVERRNLVFIAHSINQNTEFKQYLVT
- a CDS encoding V-type ATP synthase subunit D, which gives rise to MSLSIGAALKPTKGFLLQLKKRVSFIEDGYRLLELKRDELAKELRTSLEELAARRMGFEEKVQGALKRLGRAYATLGTGEMTSQTWVAEKNLQIDVLPKSVMGILVPYVKILNKPSILDKHSPIARSAAQAFYELIDDLVQLAELESRVERIADDLEKTNRKVNALEKIVIPQYRRIIKQIEDRLDEDMLEEFIRTKFVRTIISARRR
- a CDS encoding V-type ATP synthase subunit B; translated protein: MERVGVEKYGLVFKSTQEIKGPLLVVEGVRGSAYNELVEVKLPDGSEMIGTVLDTYSDKAVVQVFGSTEGLELGASVRFTGEVIKIPLSEDLVGRMFSGSFRPLDGLPEPTGGERREIFGSVINPAAREPPSEFIQTGISAIDGMNSLVRGQKLPFFSEAGLPHNIVAAQVARQATIPGREEEFAVVFCAMGIKHEEYEFFRQEFERTGALESSVMILNLADDPIIERIVAPKIAQTIAEYLAFDLDMHVLTILTDMTNYGEALRSISVAREEVPTRKGYPGYLYTDLATVYERAGKIKGGKGSVTLMPILTMPGGDITHPIPDLSGYITEGQLILDKDLYLRGVYPPINVLPSLSRLMKDGVGPGRTREDHPDVSNQLYMSYAEGVKARGLVRIIGEVGLSERERKYLKFAEEFEKRFVNQGIYENRPLERTLEIAWDLLAMLPEDELIRIKEAYIERYHPKRKHR